From a single Helicoverpa armigera isolate CAAS_96S chromosome 7, ASM3070526v1, whole genome shotgun sequence genomic region:
- the LOC110372840 gene encoding regucalcin isoform X2: protein MAPVVKPVTEPVWLGEGPHWDHEEQALYFVSIFDHTVHKYVPETNKHTRAKLDGMPTFIIPVEGKKHHFVVGLNRQVVQIQWDGQDHTAKVVKTIVEVDQDNPKNRFNDAKADPRGRLFAGTMGHEYEPGKFHLKKGSLYRIDHDGSAHKLASDIDISNGLCWDLRENAFYFADSFEYTIRRYDYDVETGNISNPRNVFAYKDHGLEGIVDGMTIDTDGNLWVANFDGNQVLKIDPRTSALLQKIPIPALQVTSATFGGPALDVLYVTSAAMNRGQEQHPPAGATFTITGTGAKGHPNNYVRLN, encoded by the exons ATGGCGCCAGTAGTAAAGCCAGTGACGGAGCCAGTGTGGCTCGGGGAGGGCCCCCACTGGGACCATGAGGAGCAGGCCCTGTACTTCGTCAGCATCTTCGACCACACAGTGCACAAATACGTGCCTGAAACTAACAAGCATACTAGGGCTAAGTTAG ATGGCATGCCAACCTTCATAATCCCGGTGGAAGGTAAGAAGCATCACTTCGTGGTGGGGCTGAACCGGCAGGTGGTGCAGATCCAGTGGGATGGACAGGACCACACTGCCAAGGTCGTGAAGACCATTGTGGAAGTAGACCAGGATAATCCGAAGAACAGGTTCAATGATGCTAAAGCTGATCCTAGAGGGAGACTGTTTGCTG GCACAATGGGCCACGAATACGAGCCCGGCAAGTTCCACTTAAAGAAGGGCTCCCTCTACCGCATCGACCACGACGGCAGCGCCCACAAGCTGGCGTCAGACATCGACATCTCCAACGGCCTCTGCTGGGACCTCCGCGAGAACGCCTTCTACTTCGCCGACTCCTTCGAGTATACCATCAGGAGATACGACTATGATGTGGAAACTGGCAATATTT CAAACCCCCGCAACGTGTTCGCGTACAAAGACCATGGACTAGAGGGCATCGTGGACGGCATGACCATAGACACCGACGGCAACCTCTGGGTCGCCAACTTTGATGGTAACCAG GTACTAAAAATCGACCCCCGAACGAGCGCTCTTCTTCAAAAAATCCCTATTCCCGCGCTCCAAGTGACATCAGCTACCTTCGGAGGTCCCGCTCTCGACGTGCTGTATGTGACGTCAGCCGCCATGAACCGCGGCCAGGAGCAGCACCCGCCGGCCGGAGCCACCTTCACGATCACGGGGACCGGGGCGAAGGGCCATCCTAATAATTATGttagattaaattaa
- the LOC110372840 gene encoding regucalcin isoform X1, producing MTATKPRESIFRTQSITTKMFFHNHNLPFLTNVIILALTSIKPMAPVVKPVTEPVWLGEGPHWDHEEQALYFVSIFDHTVHKYVPETNKHTRAKLDGMPTFIIPVEGKKHHFVVGLNRQVVQIQWDGQDHTAKVVKTIVEVDQDNPKNRFNDAKADPRGRLFAGTMGHEYEPGKFHLKKGSLYRIDHDGSAHKLASDIDISNGLCWDLRENAFYFADSFEYTIRRYDYDVETGNISNPRNVFAYKDHGLEGIVDGMTIDTDGNLWVANFDGNQVLKIDPRTSALLQKIPIPALQVTSATFGGPALDVLYVTSAAMNRGQEQHPPAGATFTITGTGAKGHPNNYVRLN from the exons ATGACTGCTACCAAACCTCGTGAGTCAATCTTCAGAACTCAAAgtataacaacaaaaatgtttttccaCAACCACAACTTACCTTTCTTaactaatgttattattttggcgCTGACGTCCATCAAACcg ATGGCGCCAGTAGTAAAGCCAGTGACGGAGCCAGTGTGGCTCGGGGAGGGCCCCCACTGGGACCATGAGGAGCAGGCCCTGTACTTCGTCAGCATCTTCGACCACACAGTGCACAAATACGTGCCTGAAACTAACAAGCATACTAGGGCTAAGTTAG ATGGCATGCCAACCTTCATAATCCCGGTGGAAGGTAAGAAGCATCACTTCGTGGTGGGGCTGAACCGGCAGGTGGTGCAGATCCAGTGGGATGGACAGGACCACACTGCCAAGGTCGTGAAGACCATTGTGGAAGTAGACCAGGATAATCCGAAGAACAGGTTCAATGATGCTAAAGCTGATCCTAGAGGGAGACTGTTTGCTG GCACAATGGGCCACGAATACGAGCCCGGCAAGTTCCACTTAAAGAAGGGCTCCCTCTACCGCATCGACCACGACGGCAGCGCCCACAAGCTGGCGTCAGACATCGACATCTCCAACGGCCTCTGCTGGGACCTCCGCGAGAACGCCTTCTACTTCGCCGACTCCTTCGAGTATACCATCAGGAGATACGACTATGATGTGGAAACTGGCAATATTT CAAACCCCCGCAACGTGTTCGCGTACAAAGACCATGGACTAGAGGGCATCGTGGACGGCATGACCATAGACACCGACGGCAACCTCTGGGTCGCCAACTTTGATGGTAACCAG GTACTAAAAATCGACCCCCGAACGAGCGCTCTTCTTCAAAAAATCCCTATTCCCGCGCTCCAAGTGACATCAGCTACCTTCGGAGGTCCCGCTCTCGACGTGCTGTATGTGACGTCAGCCGCCATGAACCGCGGCCAGGAGCAGCACCCGCCGGCCGGAGCCACCTTCACGATCACGGGGACCGGGGCGAAGGGCCATCCTAATAATTATGttagattaaattaa